One genomic region from Mesorhizobium terrae encodes:
- the fabA gene encoding 3-hydroxyacyl-[acyl-carrier-protein] dehydratase FabA produces the protein MADRKSSYDYDDLLACAKGELFGPGNAQLPYPPMLMFDRITEISETGGAFDKGFLRAEFAIHRDLWFFPCHFIDNPVMPGCLGLDALWQLTGFFLGWLGEPGKGMALSTGEVKFKGMVTPSVKKVEYGVDFKRVMRGRLVLGIADGWLKADGEPIYSATDLKVGLSKQSAA, from the coding sequence ATGGCGGATCGGAAATCGAGCTACGACTACGACGATCTGCTGGCTTGCGCCAAGGGCGAACTGTTCGGCCCCGGCAATGCCCAGCTTCCCTACCCGCCGATGCTGATGTTCGATCGCATCACCGAGATCAGCGAAACCGGCGGCGCGTTCGACAAGGGTTTCCTGCGCGCCGAATTCGCCATCCATCGCGATCTCTGGTTCTTTCCCTGCCACTTCATCGACAATCCGGTCATGCCCGGCTGCCTCGGCCTCGATGCGCTGTGGCAATTGACCGGCTTCTTCCTCGGCTGGCTCGGCGAGCCCGGCAAGGGCATGGCGTTGTCGACGGGCGAAGTGAAATTCAAGGGCATGGTCACGCCTTCGGTCAAGAAGGTGGAGTACGGTGTCGACTTCAAGCGCGTGATGCGCGGCCGGCTGGTGCTCGGCATCGCCGATGGCTGGCTGAAGGCCGACGGCGAACCCATATATTCAGCCACGGATCTGAAAGTGGGTCTGTCAAAGCAGTCCGCTGCCTGA
- the recF gene encoding DNA replication/repair protein RecF (All proteins in this family for which functions are known are DNA-binding proteins that assist the filamentation of RecA onto DNA for the initiation of recombination or recombinational repair.): MNSFESREDARRAQTHLTRLTLTNFRNYAALSLELQPGAVVFTGDNGAGKTNLLEAISFLTPGRGLRRAPYDDVAREGGDGGFALHVRLDGPAGEAEIGTGVAGAEAAGEGGRRVRINGAAARSAEDMLDWLRVIWLTPAMDALFTGPAGDRRRFLDRLVLAIDAGHGQRALDYEKAMRGRNRLLAEGSRDGAWFEAIETQMAETGVAIAAARSEMVRLLSTMIEKLPGDGPFPQADIGLAGELEAEIGSMAAVDLEEKFRRALASGRERDRAAGRTLDGPHRADLVVRHRPKAMPAELCSTGEQKALLVGLVLSHARLTGEMSGLTPILLLDEIAAHLDAGRRAALFSILEELNCQAFMTGTDAALFSSLSGRAQFLTVDHGAVVPTAGA; encoded by the coding sequence ATGAACAGTTTCGAGAGCCGGGAAGACGCGAGACGCGCGCAGACGCACCTCACCCGGCTCACGCTCACCAACTTTCGCAACTATGCTGCGCTGTCGCTGGAGCTCCAGCCGGGCGCCGTCGTCTTCACCGGCGACAACGGCGCCGGCAAGACCAATCTGCTCGAGGCGATTTCGTTCCTGACGCCGGGACGCGGGTTGCGCCGCGCGCCTTATGACGACGTCGCGCGCGAGGGCGGTGACGGCGGCTTTGCCCTGCATGTTCGCCTCGACGGCCCGGCCGGGGAGGCCGAAATAGGCACCGGTGTCGCCGGCGCCGAGGCCGCCGGCGAAGGCGGACGCCGTGTGCGCATCAACGGTGCGGCGGCGCGCTCGGCCGAAGACATGCTGGATTGGCTGCGCGTGATCTGGCTGACGCCGGCGATGGACGCGCTGTTCACCGGCCCCGCCGGCGACAGGCGCCGCTTCCTCGACCGGCTGGTGCTGGCGATCGACGCCGGCCACGGCCAGCGCGCACTCGACTACGAAAAAGCCATGCGCGGTCGCAACCGGTTGCTCGCCGAAGGTTCCCGCGATGGCGCCTGGTTCGAGGCGATCGAGACCCAGATGGCGGAGACAGGCGTGGCGATTGCCGCCGCGCGCAGCGAGATGGTGCGGCTTTTGTCGACCATGATCGAAAAACTGCCGGGCGACGGACCGTTTCCGCAGGCCGATATCGGCCTTGCCGGCGAACTGGAGGCCGAAATCGGCTCCATGGCGGCTGTCGACCTCGAGGAAAAATTCCGGCGCGCGCTGGCCAGCGGGCGCGAGCGAGACCGTGCCGCCGGTCGCACGCTGGACGGGCCGCATCGCGCCGATCTCGTCGTGCGCCATCGGCCAAAGGCGATGCCAGCCGAACTCTGCTCGACCGGCGAGCAGAAGGCGCTGCTGGTCGGGCTGGTGCTGTCGCATGCGCGGCTCACGGGCGAGATGTCCGGGCTGACGCCGATATTGCTGCTGGACGAGATCGCCGCGCATCTCGACGCCGGCCGGCGCGCGGCGTTGTTCTCCATCCTGGAGGAATTGAACTGCCAGGCCTTCATGACCGGCACCGACGCCGCACTGTTTTCCAGCCTGAGCGGTCGTGCCCAGTTCCTGACGGTCGATCACGGCGCGGTTGTGCCAACGGCTGGCGCCTGA
- a CDS encoding 2-hydroxyacid dehydrogenase, translating into MAGKKKPLVVITRKLPDPVETRMRELFDARLNVEDRAMTRDELAAAMCEADVLVPTITDRVDAELIEQAGPNLKLIASLSNGVDHIDVTAASKKGITVTNTPNVLTEDTADMTMALMLAVPRRLAEGANVLPSDKKWAGWSPTWMLGRRIWGKRLGIVGMGRIGTAVARRAKAFGLSIHYHNRHRVLQSVEDELEATYWESLDQMLARMDIISVNCPSTPATFHLLSGRRLALMQPTAYLVNTARGDIIDEDALIKLLHDGKLAGAGLDVYENEPALNTKLLRLAAKNKVVLLPHMGSATLEGRIDMGEKVIINIRTFFDGHRPPDRVLPIRT; encoded by the coding sequence ATGGCCGGCAAGAAAAAGCCTCTCGTTGTGATCACGCGCAAACTGCCGGATCCCGTCGAGACGCGAATGCGCGAACTGTTCGACGCGCGGCTCAATGTCGAAGACCGGGCGATGACGCGCGACGAACTGGCCGCCGCCATGTGCGAGGCCGACGTGCTCGTTCCCACCATCACCGACCGTGTCGATGCCGAACTGATCGAGCAGGCCGGCCCCAACCTCAAACTGATCGCCAGCCTGAGCAACGGCGTTGACCATATCGACGTCACGGCGGCGTCCAAAAAGGGCATCACCGTCACCAACACGCCGAACGTGCTGACGGAAGACACCGCCGACATGACCATGGCGCTGATGCTTGCCGTGCCGCGGCGGCTGGCGGAAGGGGCGAATGTTCTGCCCAGCGACAAGAAATGGGCCGGCTGGTCGCCCACCTGGATGCTCGGCCGCCGCATCTGGGGCAAACGCCTGGGCATTGTCGGCATGGGCCGCATCGGCACCGCCGTTGCCCGCCGCGCCAAGGCCTTCGGCCTGTCGATCCACTACCACAACCGTCATCGCGTGCTGCAAAGCGTCGAGGACGAACTGGAGGCGACTTATTGGGAAAGCCTCGACCAGATGCTGGCGCGCATGGACATCATTTCCGTGAACTGTCCTTCGACACCAGCGACCTTCCACCTTTTATCCGGCCGCCGGCTGGCGCTGATGCAGCCGACCGCCTATCTCGTCAACACGGCCCGCGGCGACATCATCGACGAGGATGCGCTGATCAAGCTGCTGCACGACGGCAAGCTGGCCGGGGCCGGCCTCGACGTCTATGAAAACGAGCCGGCGCTGAACACCAAGCTGTTGAGGCTCGCCGCCAAGAACAAGGTCGTTCTTCTGCCGCATATGGGATCTGCGACGCTGGAAGGCCGTATCGACATGGGCGAGAAGGTCATTATCAACATCCGCACCTTCTTCGACGGTCACCGTCCGCCGGACCGCGTGCTGCCGATTCGGACCTGA
- a CDS encoding GNAT family N-acetyltransferase, with the protein MSGEIVIRRMPPDFTRWHDLLGLILRAFAYMDGVIDPPSSAHNLTADGLREKASQETCFLAMQGENIVGCIFAAEHARHVYVGKLAVEPGFQGKNVGRQLLETVETMARAAGKPVLELQARIELTGNQAAFARLGFVETERTAHAGYHRPTSVTMRKILP; encoded by the coding sequence ATGAGCGGCGAGATCGTCATCCGCCGCATGCCGCCGGATTTCACGCGCTGGCACGACCTTCTCGGTCTCATCTTGCGCGCTTTCGCTTACATGGACGGCGTGATCGACCCGCCCTCCTCCGCCCACAATCTGACGGCTGACGGCTTGCGCGAAAAGGCCAGCCAGGAAACATGCTTCCTAGCGATGCAGGGCGAAAACATCGTCGGCTGCATCTTCGCAGCCGAACATGCCCGGCACGTCTATGTCGGCAAGCTGGCGGTCGAACCGGGCTTCCAGGGCAAGAATGTCGGCCGACAACTGCTGGAGACGGTCGAGACGATGGCCCGCGCGGCGGGCAAGCCGGTGCTGGAGTTACAGGCGCGTATCGAGTTGACGGGCAATCAGGCGGCTTTCGCGCGGCTGGGTTTCGTCGAGACGGAGCGCACGGCGCATGCGGGCTATCATCGGCCAACCTCGGTGACCATGCGCAAGATCCTGCCATGA
- a CDS encoding molybdopterin-synthase adenylyltransferase MoeB, which produces MNTPALSDEELERYARHVVLPEIGGPGQQKLKRARVLVLGAGGLGAPVLEYLAAAGVGTLGIVDDDVVSLSNLQRQIIHDTGAIGQSKGESARAAIARINPHVTVELHTLRLTVENAAEIVRGYDVVVDGSDNFETRYALADACAAEKKPLVHAAVGRFDGSVTVLMPFATGADGRPHPSYRDLFPEAPPSGLVPSCATAGVVGALTGVIGTLQAMETIKLIAGIGEPLVGRLLLYDALGARFDTIRYRSPA; this is translated from the coding sequence ATGAACACCCCTGCCCTTTCCGATGAAGAACTGGAACGCTACGCGCGCCATGTCGTGCTGCCAGAGATCGGTGGGCCGGGCCAGCAGAAACTGAAGCGCGCCCGCGTTCTCGTGCTCGGTGCCGGCGGGCTCGGCGCGCCGGTGCTGGAGTATCTGGCGGCGGCGGGTGTCGGCACGCTCGGCATCGTCGACGACGATGTCGTCTCGCTCTCAAACCTGCAGCGGCAGATTATCCACGACACCGGTGCCATCGGCCAGTCGAAGGGCGAAAGCGCCAGGGCCGCGATCGCCCGCATCAATCCGCATGTGACGGTGGAATTGCACACTTTGCGGCTGACCGTCGAAAACGCGGCGGAGATCGTGCGCGGCTATGACGTCGTGGTCGACGGCTCCGACAATTTCGAGACCCGCTATGCGCTGGCCGATGCCTGCGCGGCCGAGAAAAAACCGCTGGTGCATGCCGCTGTCGGCCGCTTCGACGGCTCCGTCACCGTGCTGATGCCATTCGCGACCGGCGCTGACGGCCGCCCCCATCCCAGCTATCGCGACCTCTTCCCGGAAGCGCCGCCGTCCGGCCTGGTGCCGTCTTGCGCGACGGCCGGCGTTGTCGGTGCGCTGACCGGCGTGATCGGCACGTTGCAAGCAATGGAAACCATCAAGCTGATCGCCGGCATTGGCGAACCGCTGGTCGGCCGCCTGCTGCTTTACGATGCGCTCGGCGCCCGCTTCGACACGATCCGCTACAGGAGCCCGGCATGA
- a CDS encoding aconitase X, translated as MTLMLTVDEQAIAAGRDGEGAAMAMRIVAESARLLGARRLIPIASAHIDGALYHGDSGTLFAERLVAGGGRVGVRATLNVGALDLTGCAHVRLKEPQRGMARRMMEAYRALGCEQSWTCAPYQAGHRPAKGTDVAWGESNAVVFCNSVLGARTNRYGDFLDIACAIAARAPDYGLHRLENRKARLIFDVSGLSAAFLAAETAWPVLGSLYGREVGDAIGVVTGIPPHPGEDALKAFGAAAASSGAVGLFHIAGVTPEAPDLDSALGGAAPETTIRVTPEMAEAARARLSTAEKPEAIHAVAIGSPHLSLAEFETLERLVAGRRLGVPLYACTGRHVLPGLERDGRRKALEACGVVVVADTCVVVTPIMPDRINGVLMTNSGKFAHYAPGNTGYSVLYGSLADCVESAVAGKPVFARLG; from the coding sequence ATGACGCTCATGCTCACCGTCGACGAGCAGGCGATCGCCGCCGGGCGTGATGGCGAGGGCGCGGCAATGGCGATGCGCATCGTCGCCGAAAGCGCGCGGCTGCTCGGTGCGCGGCGCCTGATCCCGATCGCTTCCGCCCATATCGACGGCGCGCTCTATCACGGCGATTCCGGCACGCTATTCGCTGAAAGGCTGGTGGCGGGCGGCGGGCGTGTCGGCGTGCGTGCCACGCTCAATGTCGGCGCGCTCGACCTGACCGGCTGCGCGCATGTGCGCTTGAAGGAACCGCAGCGCGGCATGGCGCGGCGCATGATGGAGGCTTATCGCGCGCTCGGCTGCGAGCAGAGCTGGACCTGCGCGCCCTATCAGGCCGGCCACCGACCCGCGAAAGGCACCGACGTCGCCTGGGGCGAATCCAACGCCGTGGTGTTCTGCAATTCCGTGCTTGGCGCGCGCACGAACCGCTATGGCGATTTCCTCGACATCGCCTGCGCGATCGCGGCCCGCGCACCGGATTATGGGCTGCACCGGCTGGAGAATCGGAAGGCGCGACTGATCTTCGACGTCTCGGGCCTGTCGGCCGCCTTCCTGGCCGCGGAAACCGCCTGGCCGGTCCTCGGCAGCCTTTACGGGCGCGAGGTGGGCGATGCGATCGGCGTGGTCACGGGCATCCCGCCGCATCCCGGCGAGGACGCGTTGAAGGCGTTCGGCGCCGCCGCGGCCTCTTCGGGTGCGGTCGGGCTTTTTCACATTGCCGGCGTGACGCCCGAGGCGCCCGATCTCGACAGCGCGCTTGGCGGCGCGGCGCCCGAAACCACCATCCGCGTCACCCCCGAAATGGCGGAAGCGGCACGGGCGCGCCTTTCGACCGCCGAGAAGCCGGAGGCAATCCATGCGGTTGCGATCGGCAGCCCGCATCTTTCGCTTGCCGAATTCGAGACGCTCGAACGCCTCGTCGCCGGCCGACGGCTCGGCGTCCCCCTTTATGCCTGCACTGGGCGCCATGTCCTGCCCGGACTGGAGCGCGATGGGCGCCGCAAGGCGCTGGAAGCCTGCGGCGTGGTGGTGGTTGCCGACACCTGTGTCGTCGTCACGCCGATCATGCCGGACCGCATAAACGGCGTGCTGATGACCAATTCCGGCAAGTTCGCGCATTACGCGCCGGGCAATACCGGCTATTCCGTGCTCTATGGCTCGCTGGCCGACTGCGTCGAGAGCGCGGTTGCCGGCAAACCGGTATTTGCGAGGCTCGGCTGA
- a CDS encoding aconitase X swivel domain-containing protein: protein MSTRAEILVPGNTGEGEALVLSAPISFWGGVDPKSGRIADVRHPECGQNIAGKVLFLPGTIGSSSASAVLMELVHAGHAPAALVLNEHDAILLLGLIVAREMGWETPVAVKLDRAGYPAFAGARVKVGPDGDLDILN, encoded by the coding sequence ATGAGTACCCGTGCCGAAATCCTGGTGCCGGGCAATACAGGCGAAGGCGAGGCCCTGGTGCTGTCGGCACCGATCAGTTTCTGGGGCGGCGTCGACCCCAAATCCGGACGCATCGCCGATGTCCGCCATCCCGAATGCGGCCAAAACATCGCCGGAAAAGTGCTGTTCCTGCCCGGCACCATCGGCTCGTCGTCGGCATCGGCGGTGCTGATGGAGCTTGTCCATGCCGGCCACGCGCCAGCGGCACTCGTGCTCAACGAGCACGACGCCATCCTGCTGCTCGGCCTGATCGTGGCGCGCGAGATGGGCTGGGAGACGCCGGTGGCGGTGAAACTAGACCGGGCGGGCTATCCAGCCTTCGCGGGCGCCCGGGTCAAAGTCGGGCCCGACGGCGATCTCGATATTCTGAACTGA
- the irrA gene encoding iron response transcriptional regulator IrrA, with protein MDKRVREAGLRPTRQRIALADLLFAKGDRHLSAEELHEEALAAGVPVSLATVYNALHQFTEAGLLRILAVEGSRTYFDTNTSDHHHFFIEGENRIFDIESGPVTIANLPAPPEGMEIANVDVVVRLRPKRGV; from the coding sequence GTGGACAAGCGGGTTCGCGAAGCGGGCCTGAGGCCGACTCGCCAGCGTATCGCGTTGGCCGATCTGCTGTTCGCCAAGGGCGACCGCCACCTTTCGGCCGAGGAATTGCACGAGGAGGCGCTGGCCGCTGGCGTTCCGGTCTCGCTCGCCACGGTCTATAATGCCCTGCACCAGTTCACCGAGGCCGGCCTGCTGCGTATCCTCGCGGTTGAAGGGTCGCGCACCTATTTCGACACCAACACCTCCGATCATCACCATTTCTTTATCGAGGGCGAAAACCGCATCTTCGACATCGAGAGCGGTCCGGTGACGATTGCCAACCTACCGGCTCCGCCGGAGGGCATGGAAATCGCCAATGTCGACGTGGTGGTGAGATTGCGCCCCAAGCGCGGCGTCTGA
- a CDS encoding SH3 domain-containing protein: MSGFASLRLILSATVLGLLTLSPAASAQNAAAPVQTVTLGPSGLPLPRFVSLKSARVNSRVGPGANYSVDWMYTKAGMPMEIIQEFDTWRRVRDADGSEGWVSQALLSGKRTAIIAPWQRGKDTRINLLKNATKDASVVAIVEPGVIGTIKACDGQWCEMTLGGRTGWINQGLVWGAYPGERIND; this comes from the coding sequence GTGTCTGGTTTCGCGTCGCTACGGCTGATTCTCTCCGCGACAGTGCTTGGCCTGCTCACGCTCTCTCCGGCCGCTTCGGCGCAGAACGCCGCCGCGCCGGTCCAGACGGTGACGCTCGGCCCCTCCGGCCTGCCCTTGCCGCGCTTCGTCAGTCTAAAATCCGCCAGAGTCAATTCGCGCGTCGGCCCCGGCGCCAACTATTCCGTCGACTGGATGTACACCAAGGCCGGCATGCCGATGGAGATCATCCAGGAATTCGACACCTGGCGGCGCGTACGTGATGCCGACGGGTCGGAAGGCTGGGTCAGCCAGGCCCTGCTTTCGGGCAAGCGCACGGCAATCATAGCACCCTGGCAGCGCGGCAAGGACACCCGCATCAACCTGCTCAAGAATGCCACCAAGGATGCCAGCGTGGTGGCGATCGTCGAGCCGGGCGTGATTGGCACGATCAAGGCATGCGACGGCCAATGGTGCGAAATGACCCTTGGCGGCCGCACCGGCTGGATCAACCAGGGACTGGTCTGGGGCGCGTATCCGGGCGAAAGGATCAACGACTGA